From the genome of Arthrobacter russicus:
ACCGCACCTTCGGCGCCGGGCACTGGGCCTTCGGCTCCCGGAACGCCCGGAGCCTCGCCGGATCCGGCCGCAAACGAGCAGGGCGCCCCGGCGGCGGACTCGCCGGACGATTCCACCACTGCGCCACCGGTGATTTCCGCTGCGCCGGCGCAGGAAACCGTCAACGTGAACATCTCAAAAGTGACGGTCAAGAACCTGTCCGCCGATCTCTTCACGGTCAAAGGCAGCAAATACGTCAATACCGTCAATGGACCGCTCAAAGTTCTGGTCTTGACCGCGAACTCCCTGACTGCCAAGGCCTACTCGCTGGCCAGCACCGACGCCGGCCCGAGAGTTACCTGGAACAGCGATATCGTGGGCCGGAACATGGAAGTCTACGTGACCCAGCTCGATGCCTGGGTGGGCGTCCTCGGGTTGCCGGTCGCGCCGATTAGGCTGACTCCGGATTCGGTGCCGAGTTGGCTCAGCGTGCCGATCCCGCTGTTCGTGGCGAGTGATATTTCGATGGACCAAGTACTCATGAAGATCGACATCAGCAGCGCACCGAATCTGAAGATCAACGTCCTGCCGGCCGCCTGACCACGAACTGGCCGACCCAGAGCACCAGCAGCGCCAAGCCCGAAAGCAATGCCGCCGCGACGCCGGCTGCAGTGCCCAGCACCAGCAGGGAAAAGAAGTTCCCGGGTCCGAACCCGCCCACGAAGGAAAGCCGTTCCAACGGCAGCCCAACCGCGACGACTTTCGACTGGATGTCGGATTCCGCGATTGTCCCGGACTGGTTCTGCAACTGCGCCCGGGAATCCAACGAAGCGTTCCGGTTGTCGCCCAGGAGGAAGACCCGGCCGGCCGGAACTTGCGCCGTGAACGGAGTCGCAGATGCCACGGTCGGCTGGCCCGGCACCTGATTCAGGTAGGGCTCGGGCACCGCCTGCCCGTTGACCCCGAGTTGCCCGCCCACGGAACAGCAGCTCACGGAATCTCCGGCCACCGCGAGCACTCGCTTCACCTCGGTCGAGGCAGCTGCTTGGGCCCCCCAGTCCCTCGCGTTGAAAATTACGAGGTCGCCGGCCTTCGGACTCCGGTCCCAGGTATCGGCGATCATCCGGTCCCCCACTTGCAAAGTGGGGACCATCGAAGGACTGGGCACCACGTAAACCCGGTAACGCACGAAGAAAAGCACCGCACCGGCCAGGCAGAGCACCAGCCCGCAACCGAAAACCACACCTAACCAGACCGGCGCCCTGCGCTCATTGCTCGATTCCATCTGGCCTCCGATCATCCCGGCAAAGATTCTCCGGCTCCCACGAGCTATTCCAGAATACCGGTCGGCGAGCTGGAACACTTCTGCACCGATAATGTGACTGAAGTTTCCAAAGTTGTTGCCGAGACCAATTTCCTCGGCTCCAAGTAAGCCATCTGTGCAGATCTGTTCTCGCAGGTCTGAAATACTCGGCGTAAATCAGCGTTTGAAGCGCAGGGTCACCAACTGGAACGGCCGCAAGGTCAGTTCCGCCGAATCCGCCCCGAGCACGACGCCGGCCGGCGGGTCCACGCGGTCTTCCAGCAAGTCGGTGACGCTGACCTCGGAGACCGGGAAATTGGCCCGCAGCAATCCCGTCGAGCGTTCCCCCAATGCCTCGTAGAGGCGCACTACCACGTCGCCGGATCCGTCTTCGGCGAGCTTGACCGCTTCGATCGTCAAGGCCGCGTTGAAAACCGAGAACAGCGCCTCCACCGGCTGTGCCCCGGAGACCACACGGGGGGCGAGGTTGGTCCGGTAACCCTCCTCGACCGCATCCGCGATGCTGGCGCCGGGTCGGATCGAGACCGTCAGTTCATGCGCTCCCTGGTCCGCGGTGGGGTCCGGGAACTTCGGAGCGCGCAGCAGCGACAGCCGTACCGTCGTCGTTGTTCCGTGGTCCGCACCGCGCACTGCCCGGGTCACATCGTGCCCGTAACTGGAGGCGTTGGAGACCGCGACCCCGTACCCGGGTTCTGCCACGTGGATCCAGCGGTGCGCGCAGATCTCGAACTTCGCAGCTTCCCACGAGGTGTTCGTGTGGGTCGGTCGGAAAATGTGGCCGAATTGGGTCTCCGAGGCGCTGCGCTCGGCCCGGACGTCCAGATCGAAGCCGAGTTTGAGCAGTTTCTCCCGTTCCTGCCAGTCGATCCGGTTGACGATGGTCAACGACGGCGATCCGGCGGCCAGGCTGATCCGCTGGGTCATCGGCGAGGATCCCACCAGCCGCTCGACCACCACCACGGCGTCCCAGCCACCGCGTTCCAGGGTGACCGAACGCACGTCCGAGCAGAAGCTCACATTTCGCCGGTAGAACTCGTCGATGTCCCAGCCGTCCCAAGCATTCGGGGTGTCCCGGTGCAGTTCGAGTTTGTTGCCGGCCCCGCCCGGAGCGATCGCCTCGCGACCGGTGGCGAAGTCCATCAGGGAAGTCACCAGGCCGCTGCTGTCGATCACGGCGCGGATGATCCCGTTGTCCAGCACATAACCGCCGTCCAGCTCGGTCACCTGCACCGGGGACTCGCTGCGCACTGCGGGAGCGGCGGCGAGCGCCGGAACCCCGTCACGTTCGTGCGGAGCGGCGTTGAAGCTGAAATCGGTATCCCCCTCGCCGACCAGCGCCTGCATCGAGTCCGCGATGATCTGCTCCAGGGAAACCGCGATCGCGGCGTAGTTCCGCTCCGCATCCTGATGGACCCAGGCGATCGAGCTGCCGGGCAGGATGTCGTGGAATTGCTGCAGCAGCACCAAGTGCCAAAGCCGCTTGATTTCCGCCGCCGGGTATTCGGTGCCGCAGCGCACCGCGGCGGTGGCGGCCCAGAGCTCGGCTTCGCGGAGCAAGTGCTCGCTGCGCCGATTGCCCTTTTTGGTGTTCGCTTGCGTGGTGTAGGTGCCTCGGTGCAGCTCCAAATACATCTCGCCCAACCACACCGGTGGAGCCGGGTAGTCAGCTTGGGCCTGCTCGAAGAAACTCTTCGCACTGGCCATCCGGACCGCCGGGGATCCCTCAAGGTCTGCGGTGCGCCGGGCTGCGGCGACCATTTCCCGGGTTGGTCCGCCGCCGCCGTCGCCCCAGCCGAACGGCACCAGGGAAACGTTGCTGCGCCCCTTCTCCCGGTAATTGCGCTGCGCGTGCGCCAGCTCGCGGCCGTTCAACTCGGAGTTGTAGGTGTCCACCGGCGGGAAGTGGGTGAACAGCCTGGTACCGTCGATGCCTTCCCAGAGGAAGGTGTGGTGCGGCATCACGTTCTCCTGATTCCAGGAAATCTTCTGGGTCAGGAACCAGTCGATCCCGGCCGCCGCCACGATCTGCGGCAAGGCTCCGGAGTAACCGAAGGAATCCGGCAACCAGGCCTCTTTCGCGTCCACGCCGAACTCGTTCCGGAAGAAGCTTTTGCCTTCCAGGAACTGCCGCGCCATGGCCTCGGAACCGGGCATATTGGTGTCCGATTCGACCCACATGCCGCCCACCGGGACGAACTGGCCCGCAGCGACCTTTTCCTTGATCCGGCCGAACAGCTCCGGATAGAAATCCTTGATCCATTTCAGCTGCTGCGCCGAGGAGCAGGAGAACACGAAGTCCGGGTATTCGTCCATCAGGGCGATCACGTTGGAAAAGGTGCGCGCGCACTTGCGGATGGTTTCACGGACCGGCCAGAGCCAGGCGGAATCGATGTGCGCGTGGCCGGTCGCCACCAGCTGGTGCGCCGAAGCGTATGCGGGTTGCGCCAGTACCTGGGCCAACTCGGCCCGGCCGGCCGCTGCGCTGCCTGCGACGTCGTCCGGGTCCAAGACGTCGAGCATCCGTTCCAGCGCGCGCAGGATTTCGTGCCGCCGCGGCAACTCGGTGGGCAGCTCGTGCATCAGTCCGGAGAGCGTCCAGATGTCCTGGCTGAGCTCCCACACTTCGGTGTCCAGCTCGGCGAGCTCGATCCGGCCGATCCGGTAGATCGGATCCGTGCCGGAGGTGGCTTTGTCGCCCAAGGCCGTCGGTTGAAACTGCCAGTCGCCCGCGACATTCGGATTCGCCGCTGCTTCGACGAAGAAGTCGATCGTGCCGTCCGTACCCTTCAGCAGCTCCAACGGCACGTACTTGTTGCGCGGCGAGAGCGCCTTGACGATGCTGCCGTCGCGCCGCCAAGCAATTCCTTCGCATTGGAAGCCCGGCATTTCATTGTCATAGCCGAGTTCGACGACGACTTCGGCCTTGCTGCCCGGGCCGCCGAAGCCCTCGGGAACCATGCCGGTGATGTGCAGCCACTTGGTGCTCCAGGCCGCACCCCACGCTTCGCCTTCGGCAACCGGCGCGAAATCCTGCCCGACGGCTTCGTCGAACGGTACCGGTTCTCCGGGGACATCCCAGCCGGTGACGGTCAGGGGAACGGATTTGCGGTAACGGGCCGGGGCGATCCGTTCCCGGACGAACCGGTCCAGACGCGCTTCAGTCAGCCGACGATCGTCGTGCACGGATTCTCCTCATTTGGCCAAGGTTTTGAATTATTTGTCTCAGGTTTTGACTTACAAAGCCTAGCGGTGCGCATAACCGCTGCCAAGCCTGCGGCGACTGATTTGGAATCCTTTCCACGGTTGCTTCGAGTAGATCCCGAACCGCTGCCGCCTTACCTGCGCTTCAGAGAGCAACCCAGCCCTGCGCTAGCAAGAAGACCAGTCTTCTTGCTAGCGCTCGAGGGACCCGACGCTGGCTTCAGACTGCTGCGGCAGAGCCCCCGCGTACACGTTCAGCGAGCTGCCCCGGTTGAATCCGATCAGGCCGACGCCGCTCTCCTGGGCCAGCTGGACGGCCAACGACGACGGCGCGCTGACCGCGGAGAGCAGCGGGATGCCCGCCATCGCGGCTTTCTGCACGAGTTCGAAGGATGCCCGGCCGGAGACCTGCAATACCGTATCCCGCAACGGCAGCCGCCCTTCCCGCAACGCCCAGCCGATGACTTTGTCCACCGCATTGTGCCGGCCCACGTCCTCCCGCAGGCAGAGCAGCTCCCCATTGCTGCGGTACAGCCCCGCCGCGTGCACGCCGCCGGTCTTGTCGAAGATCCGTTGCCCGGTACGCAATTGGTCCGGCAGAGCCAGCAGCATTTCCAGCGCGAACCCGGGCGCCGCTTCGGCCGGAGCGAACCGGGACGATTTGCGTACCGCATCGATCGATGCGGTACCGCAGATTCCGCAAGAACTGGTCGTGTAAACGTGCCGGTGCAGATCCGGCAACACCACGTCCGGGCGCAACTGCGCCTGCACCACGTTGAAGGTCTGTCTGCCGTTTTCATCTTCCCCGGCGCAGAACCGGAGCGAAATCAACTCGTTGGTGGCCGCGATCACCCCCTCGGAGACCAGGAACCCGGCCACCAGGTCGAAATCCGCACCCGGGGTGCGCATCGTGACGCTGAACGGCTCGTCGCCGATCCGGATCTCCAACGGCTCCTCGGCGGCCAGCACGTCTTCACGCCGTCGCGATCCGCCGTCGGCGTTCATTCTGGTGACTTTGCTTAGCGAAGTGAGCCTGCTCATGCCTCAAGCCTAGGCCCACGCTTACTATGGGGTATGAGCAACGCTCCCGATGAAGGCATCAACGAAGCTGACCTGAAGGTCGGCGAACCCAAAACCAAGGCCGCCGGCGTTCCGGGGGTGCTGCACGCGATGGAGATCGCGCTGAAGCAAATGGGGCCGATCCGCACCGCTGAGACGCTGTTGCGGTTGAACCAGAAAGACGGCTTCGACTGCCCCGGTTGCGCTTGGCCGGAAGCAGACAAGCGGCACCTCGCCGAATTCTGCGAAAACGGGGCCAAAGCAGTAGCCGAAGAAGCCACCAGGCGGCGGGTTTCGCCGGAGTTCTTCGCCGAGCATTCGATTGCCGATCTGCTCGAGCGCGATGATTACTGGCTCGGCCAGCAAGGCCGGCTGACCCACCCGATGCTGCTCGACGACGTCGGCGCAGCGGACCCGGAACGGCATTACCGGCCGATCGAATGGGCTGAGGCCTTCGCCCTGATCAAGTCCGAGCTGCAGGCCATGGACTCGCCGGAACAGGCGATTTTCTACACCTCCGGCCGGACCAGCAACGAAGCCGCTTTCCTCTACCAATTGCTGGTCCGCGGACTGGGCAGCAACAATCTTCCGGATTGCTCGAACATGTGCCACGAGTCCTCCGGCTCGGCGCTCGGGCAGACCATCGGCATCGGCAAAGGATCGGTGTCGCTGGAGGACATCCACGAGGCGAAATTGCTTTTGATCGCCGGCCAGAATCCAGGCACCAACCATCCGCGGATGCTCTCCGCCCTGGAGAAGGCGAAGCGCAACGGCGCCCGGATCATCGCGATCAATCCGCTGCCCGAGGCCGGTCTGCTGCGGTTCAAAAACCCGCAGAACATCAGCGGCGTACTGGGCGACGGGACCGAAATCGCGGACGAGTTCCTGCAAATCCGGATCGGCGGCGACCAAGCGCTGTTCCAGTTCTTGGGCAAGCTGCTACTGGAAGCCGAGGCGGCCGGCCGCGAGGTCCTGGACCACGGGTTCATCAAACAGCACACCACCGGTTTTGCGGACTATTCGGCGGCGGTAGCGGATCTGGACTTGGCCACCGTTTTGGCAGCCACCGGCCTGACCGAAGAGCAAATTCGCTCGCTTGCCGCCGATCTGATCGCCTCCGACCGGACGATCGTCTGTTGGGCGATGGGCCTGACCCAGCACAAACACTCGGTCGCCACCCTGCGCGATGTGGTCAATCTGTTGCTTTTGCAAGGCAATATCGGCAAGACCGGCGCCGGCGTCTGCCCGGTGCGCGGACACTCCAATGTGCAAGGCGACCGCACCATGGGAATCTTCGAGAAGATGCCGGAATCGTTCCACGACGCGCTCGACGCGGAGTTCGATTTCGCCTCGCCGCGGAAACACGGCTTCGACACCGTCGCGGCAATCCACGCCATGGAACAAGGGAAAGCCCGGGTTTTCATGGGCATGGGCGGCAATTTCGTCCGGGCCGCCCCGGATACCGACCGCACCGAAGCGGCACTGCGCAGGACCGCGCTGACCGTGCAGGTGTCCACCAAGCTCAACCGCTCCCATCTGGTCACCGGAAGCCGGGCACTGATTCTGCCCACCCTGGGCCGGACCGAGCGGGACCGGCAATCCGGCGGAGACCAGAAGGTCACCGTGGAGGATTCGATGAGTGCGGTGCACGCCTCGCACGGACGGCTCGCCCCGGCCTCGGAGCAATTGCTTTCCGAAGTGGCGATCATCGCCCGGCTCGCGCAAACCATGTTCCAGGACGACGACGGCGCCCGGTTGCCGAACACCCCGGTGGCGGACTGGGCGGCTTTGAGCGGGGACTACACCCGGATCCGGAAACACATCGCCGCCGTGGTACCCGGATTTTCGGACTACGAGGCGAAGATCGAGCGGCCGGGCGGCTTCGTGCTCCCGCACGGCCCGCGCGACGGGCGGCGGTTCGCAACGCCCAGTGGGAAGGCCGTGTTCACCGGGAATGAGCTGGAATTCCCGGAGATCCCGGCCGGGCGCCTGTTGTTGCAGACCCTGCGTTCGCACGACCAGTACAACACCACGATCTACGGCAAGGACGATCGCTACCGCGGCATCTACGGCGGCCGTCGGGTGCTCTTCATCAACGAGGTCGACCTGGACACCCTGGGCTTCGCCGAGGGCGATGCGGTAGACCTGGTCTCCGAATGGACTGATCCGAAGACCAGAGTCTGCACGGAGCGCCGTGCCGAGGAATTCCGCCTGGTCGCCTACCCGACGCCGGTGGGCTGCGCGGCAGCCTACTATCCGGAAACCAACGTCCTGGTGCCGCTGGAATCCACCGCGGACGTGAGCGGCACGCCGACCTCGAAATCAGTGATCATCCGGTTGGCAGCCAGGACTCCGGTCGCTGTCGGCTAGTTCCAGGGAAAGCTGAACGCAGGAACCGCTTCGCCCAGTTTGACCCCGTGCGGCGGAACCACCAGGACGCCTTCGGCCTGCGCCAAACCGTGCAGCATGGCGGATT
Proteins encoded in this window:
- a CDS encoding FdhF/YdeP family oxidoreductase, whose product is MSNAPDEGINEADLKVGEPKTKAAGVPGVLHAMEIALKQMGPIRTAETLLRLNQKDGFDCPGCAWPEADKRHLAEFCENGAKAVAEEATRRRVSPEFFAEHSIADLLERDDYWLGQQGRLTHPMLLDDVGAADPERHYRPIEWAEAFALIKSELQAMDSPEQAIFYTSGRTSNEAAFLYQLLVRGLGSNNLPDCSNMCHESSGSALGQTIGIGKGSVSLEDIHEAKLLLIAGQNPGTNHPRMLSALEKAKRNGARIIAINPLPEAGLLRFKNPQNISGVLGDGTEIADEFLQIRIGGDQALFQFLGKLLLEAEAAGREVLDHGFIKQHTTGFADYSAAVADLDLATVLAATGLTEEQIRSLAADLIASDRTIVCWAMGLTQHKHSVATLRDVVNLLLLQGNIGKTGAGVCPVRGHSNVQGDRTMGIFEKMPESFHDALDAEFDFASPRKHGFDTVAAIHAMEQGKARVFMGMGGNFVRAAPDTDRTEAALRRTALTVQVSTKLNRSHLVTGSRALILPTLGRTERDRQSGGDQKVTVEDSMSAVHASHGRLAPASEQLLSEVAIIARLAQTMFQDDDGARLPNTPVADWAALSGDYTRIRKHIAAVVPGFSDYEAKIERPGGFVLPHGPRDGRRFATPSGKAVFTGNELEFPEIPAGRLLLQTLRSHDQYNTTIYGKDDRYRGIYGGRRVLFINEVDLDTLGFAEGDAVDLVSEWTDPKTRVCTERRAEEFRLVAYPTPVGCAAAYYPETNVLVPLESTADVSGTPTSKSVIIRLAARTPVAVG
- a CDS encoding alpha-mannosidase, yielding MHDDRRLTEARLDRFVRERIAPARYRKSVPLTVTGWDVPGEPVPFDEAVGQDFAPVAEGEAWGAAWSTKWLHITGMVPEGFGGPGSKAEVVVELGYDNEMPGFQCEGIAWRRDGSIVKALSPRNKYVPLELLKGTDGTIDFFVEAAANPNVAGDWQFQPTALGDKATSGTDPIYRIGRIELAELDTEVWELSQDIWTLSGLMHELPTELPRRHEILRALERMLDVLDPDDVAGSAAAGRAELAQVLAQPAYASAHQLVATGHAHIDSAWLWPVRETIRKCARTFSNVIALMDEYPDFVFSCSSAQQLKWIKDFYPELFGRIKEKVAAGQFVPVGGMWVESDTNMPGSEAMARQFLEGKSFFRNEFGVDAKEAWLPDSFGYSGALPQIVAAAGIDWFLTQKISWNQENVMPHHTFLWEGIDGTRLFTHFPPVDTYNSELNGRELAHAQRNYREKGRSNVSLVPFGWGDGGGGPTREMVAAARRTADLEGSPAVRMASAKSFFEQAQADYPAPPVWLGEMYLELHRGTYTTQANTKKGNRRSEHLLREAELWAATAAVRCGTEYPAAEIKRLWHLVLLQQFHDILPGSSIAWVHQDAERNYAAIAVSLEQIIADSMQALVGEGDTDFSFNAAPHERDGVPALAAAPAVRSESPVQVTELDGGYVLDNGIIRAVIDSSGLVTSLMDFATGREAIAPGGAGNKLELHRDTPNAWDGWDIDEFYRRNVSFCSDVRSVTLERGGWDAVVVVERLVGSSPMTQRISLAAGSPSLTIVNRIDWQEREKLLKLGFDLDVRAERSASETQFGHIFRPTHTNTSWEAAKFEICAHRWIHVAEPGYGVAVSNASSYGHDVTRAVRGADHGTTTTVRLSLLRAPKFPDPTADQGAHELTVSIRPGASIADAVEEGYRTNLAPRVVSGAQPVEALFSVFNAALTIEAVKLAEDGSGDVVVRLYEALGERSTGLLRANFPVSEVSVTDLLEDRVDPPAGVVLGADSAELTLRPFQLVTLRFKR
- the lepB gene encoding signal peptidase I — protein: MESSNERRAPVWLGVVFGCGLVLCLAGAVLFFVRYRVYVVPSPSMVPTLQVGDRMIADTWDRSPKAGDLVIFNARDWGAQAAASTEVKRVLAVAGDSVSCCSVGGQLGVNGQAVPEPYLNQVPGQPTVASATPFTAQVPAGRVFLLGDNRNASLDSRAQLQNQSGTIAESDIQSKVVAVGLPLERLSFVGGFGPGNFFSLLVLGTAAGVAAALLSGLALLVLWVGQFVVRRPAGR
- the fdhD gene encoding formate dehydrogenase accessory sulfurtransferase FdhD, with product MSRLTSLSKVTRMNADGGSRRREDVLAAEEPLEIRIGDEPFSVTMRTPGADFDLVAGFLVSEGVIAATNELISLRFCAGEDENGRQTFNVVQAQLRPDVVLPDLHRHVYTTSSCGICGTASIDAVRKSSRFAPAEAAPGFALEMLLALPDQLRTGQRIFDKTGGVHAAGLYRSNGELLCLREDVGRHNAVDKVIGWALREGRLPLRDTVLQVSGRASFELVQKAAMAGIPLLSAVSAPSSLAVQLAQESGVGLIGFNRGSSLNVYAGALPQQSEASVGSLER